Proteins encoded together in one Thamnophis elegans isolate rThaEle1 chromosome 10, rThaEle1.pri, whole genome shotgun sequence window:
- the SLF2 gene encoding SMC5-SMC6 complex localization factor protein 2, giving the protein MTQNCNGSGGYTQLSVSARSPSQHRQSVGRGTADTRSKCITDFFKPTVKQDRTVLCSPEKGNGQVGHTVSCVDHVKKNTSSSKKKKRKKLPCSPSGRSPIIDALFRKAKSEKNNSSENGVCKIFNDPKPVVRRLFISNALPDGSFLLKDQNYPTTLERNENYPVQTRTHLIDNNSRQHKTEHEDLDTTGSSLNKWPSTSGNSLKKQSHVTQCQKTDYSRLPQVSSNSSSSPKSLGTICRKRHEKRTKDFLRKNSSSSSLESSSDESSSAQASKSVFHSGLSSDKTIVTKSQPSPTSYSSATTSFGRANYKHPRKRKRISSKTHMKYLQNVQTLNKHKHGSSHISHNTNYSKHRITAHKNFQPADLDWSSSNLPISVKKSEAEENENKSYRSTRSKNDQIQISDTSKRKLQTSTPLIYLETRNNASTILSEKIAEPLGCSLGECDSVVSLEDYTCDTIPNSSNNLNTSDNEAYELIQKLKSISDSDAEVSDCSVDSSEEETLIPLEKILFQSVRSTTKKSEEAVDEDEITSTNSTTYNASLSKVFTERGASYMNHLEHLLKEKEELRRVDELENQLQQVKEIVGINSESEDQSTDGELSAEHREFIEKYSFSQDAIPDQHPGENIFQIVNAGKIFSQNNLDLRNFGFHPQNRIEQYLLRSEITQQLFVTIEGLLTSTYHNSPCPVPILKWMFQMMSIHSDSTVSRKFLDVLMLLTIRNFADKNDKHKPWIPSLFDITTVLINMGISFSVLFPLQHFQPRFTENDIMSKMHVTVNKQSKRDICINPTAFFLLIESNLCNITKFLRLCINVCPEGYTDREIFILLLLLFKLSLETELKQFPLVDLECLIIKLLESVRNWDNEMPQLSLAISCLSNHHHNLLWLVQFVPNWTIRGRQIRRHLSLVIISKLLKSHVKIPRSHDHQMSLLCKELVKMKPSGLLKRLSETSGHHDGVTEPFLSESEHQAYYLTYVLLHLVREASNFEHTSSNQRKWLLKLCSTLEKHVKCDIREDVRLFYRTKVKDLVARTYSKWQQMIHSSQLIQGQIHDFWVPDT; this is encoded by the exons ACAGAACTGTGTTGTGCTCTCCAGAAAAAGGAAATGGACAAGTTGGACATACAGTTTCATGCGTAGACCATGTTAAAAAGAATAcatcttcttcaaagaaaaaaaaaaggaagaaattgcCTTGCTCACCATCAGGCAGAAGCCCAATAATTGATGCTTTATTCCGAAAGGCTAAGTCAGAGAAAAACAACAGTTCAGAAAATGGTGTTTGCAAAATATTTAATGATCCAAAACCTGTGGTTCGGAGACTGTTCATATCTAATGCCTTACCTGATGGTTCTTTCCTATTAAAAGATCAAAATTACCCAACAACTTTGGAAAGAAATGAGAACTATCCTGTTCAGACAAGGACACATTTAATAGATAATAATAGCAGACAACATAAAACAGAACATGAAGACCTAGACACAACTGGTTCAAGCTTGAATAAATGGCCTTCCACTTCAGGAAATAGTCTGAAGAAGCAGAGCCACGTAACTCAGTGTCAAAAAACAGACTATTCCAGGTTGCCACAAGTCAGTTCAAATAGTTCTTCATCTCCAAAATCATTAGGAACCATTTGCAGAAAAAGACACGAGAAG CGCACCAAAGATTTCTTAAGAAAAAATTCAAGCTCATCTTCACTGGAATCTTCTTCAG aTGAGTCGTCTTCAGCACAAGCTTCGAAAAGTGTGTTTCATTCAGGATTAAGCTCTGATAAGACTATTGTCACAAAAAGCCAGCCTAGTCCTACATCTTATTCCAGTGCTACAACTTCATTTGGAAGAGCTAACTATAAACATCCTAGAAAGCGGAAAAGGATTTCATCAAAAACACATATGAAATATTTACAGAACGTTCAGACGTTAAATAAACACAAACATGGTAGTTCACACATTTCCCATAATACTAATTACTCAAAACACAGAATAACTGCTCACAAGAATTTCCAGCCAGCAGATCTAGATTGGTCTAGCAGTAACTTGCCTATTTCAGTAAAAAAATCTGAAgctgaagaaaatgaaaataaatcatatAGATCCACTAGAAGTAAAAATGACCAAATCCAAATTTCAGATACTAGCAAGAGGAAATTACAGACATCTACTcctcttatttatttagaaacaaGAAATAATGCTTCTACAATTCTTTCAGAAAAAATTGCTGAGCCCCTTGGATGTTCTTTGGGAGAGTGTGACAGTGTTGTCTCACTTGAAGATTATACTTGTGACACTATTCCTAattcttcaaataatttaaatacaTCTGACAATGAAGCGTATGAGTTAATTCAAAAATTAAAGAGCATTTCTGATAGCGATGCTGAGGTCTCTGATTGCAGCGTGGACAGTAGCGAAGAAGAGACACTCATCCCTCTTGAAAAAATATTATTCCAGAGTGTCAGATCAACTACAAAAAAGTCAGAAGAAGCTGTGGATGAGGATGAAATAACAAGCACAAATTCTACGACATATAATGCCTCT CTTTCTAAAGTTTTTACTGAGCGTGGGGCCTCGTACATGAATCATTTGGAGCATCtcctgaaagagaaggaagagttaAGGAG GGTAGATGAATTAGAGAACCAGTTACAGCAAGTCAAAGAGATAGTTGGAATAAACTCTGAATCTGAAGATCAATCTACTGATGGTGAATTATCTGCTGAACATAG AGAATTTATAGAAAAATACTCATTCAGCCAGGATGCTATTCCCGACCAGCACCCTGGAGAAAACATATTTCAAATAGTGAATGCTGGGAAAATCTTCAGCCAGAATAATCTTGATTTGAGAAACTTTGGTTTTCATCCTCAGAATCGGATTGAACAATATCTTCTTAG ATCTGAAATAACACAACAGCTTTTTGTAACTATTGAAGGCTTACTTACATCTACTTACCATAATTCTCCTTGTCCCGTACCAATTTTAAAATGGATGTTTCAG ATGATGTCAATTCATTCAGATAGCACAGTTTCAAGAAAATTTTTGGATGTGTTGATGCTATTAACAATTAGAAATT TTGCTGATAAGAATGACAAACACAAGCCATGGATTCCATCATTATTTGATATAACAACTGTGTTAATCAATATGGGTATTTCCTTCAGTGTGTTGTTTCCTTTGCAACATTTTCAGCCTCGCTTTACTGAAAATGATATTAT GTCTAAAATGCATGTAACTGTGAATAAACAATCAAAAAGAGACATCTGTATAAACCCAACAGCTTTCTTTCTTCTAATAGAGAGCAATCTTTGCAATATAACAAAG tTTCTACGACTGTGTATAAATGTGTGTCCAGAAGGTTACACAGACAGAGAAATATTTATATTGCTACTGCTACTATTTAAATTAAGTTTGGAAACAGAACTGAAGCAATTTCCACTAGTAGACTTGGAGTGCCTTATTATAAAATTGCTTGAAAGTGTCAGAAACTGGGATAATGAG atgCCCCAATTATCCTTGGCAATAAGTTGTCTGTCCAACCACCATCATAATCTGTTGTGGCTTGTTCAGTTTGTCCCCAATTGGACAATTCGTGGAAG ACAAATAAGACGACATCTTAGCTTGGTAATAATCTCAAAACTTCTTAAAAGCCATGTGAAAATACCCAGAAGTCATGATCATCAg ATGTCACTACTTTGTAAGGAGCTTGTGAAGATGAAACCTTCAGGTCTGTTAAAGAGGCTGTCAGAAACTTCAGGTCATCATGATGGTGTTACAGAGCCTTTTCTTTCTGAATCTGAGCACCag gcCTATTATCTGACTTATGTCCTCCTCCACTTGGTTAGGGAAGCTAGCAATTTTGAGCATACAAGTTCCAATCAAAGA AAATGGCTGTTGAAGCTCTGTAGCACCCTAGAAAAACATGTAAAGTGTGATATTAGGGAAGACGTCAGACTGTTTTACAGAACTAAG GTAAAAGACTTAGTTGCTAGAACATACAGCAAATGGCAGCAAATGATACACAGTTCTCAGCTTATTCAG GGTCAGATCCATGACTTTTGGGTCCCAGATACATAA